A section of the Arcobacter roscoffensis genome encodes:
- a CDS encoding plasminogen-binding N-terminal domain-containing protein, translating into MNRLLNKITIIGSSLLLSATLASAETTVCYKDKWNTPSTIETTKLDGGLCEGKFSVKDMEEKGWRVLDIKIDSNQNSLSYKYLLTNDKLTKKEIKKVDTNENTQKLSYQAFGVKIDNIKDNKTVIDIGNLIVGQSGVVIHLHDRDKRLIVANAKVISSDDTSSTVEFSKFNDIKQDALPTSKREVQKGDILALNYLYTSSMLIAPNQEAFQIVRENFKYNNFLHSDVFAAQLKVNEEALPSKKSIQEFAIKQNLRTIFIVIENKVYVVDVKTFKTLTNYDINYNSSKSELPFYTRIEDIEDAPLDFDFSFDLSILNFLLDEEDKLDEKKSSKTNSYEDYYKNILGIN; encoded by the coding sequence ATGAATAGACTTTTAAACAAAATTACAATTATTGGTTCATCTTTACTTTTAAGTGCAACACTTGCAAGTGCCGAAACAACAGTTTGTTATAAAGATAAGTGGAATACACCTTCAACAATTGAAACTACAAAACTTGATGGTGGTTTATGTGAAGGAAAATTTTCAGTAAAAGATATGGAAGAAAAAGGTTGGAGAGTATTAGATATAAAAATTGACTCAAACCAAAACTCTTTAAGTTATAAATATTTACTTACAAATGACAAACTAACAAAAAAAGAGATAAAAAAAGTTGATACAAATGAAAATACTCAAAAACTTTCATATCAAGCTTTTGGTGTAAAAATTGATAATATCAAAGACAATAAAACAGTAATTGATATTGGGAACTTAATAGTTGGTCAAAGTGGAGTCGTTATACATCTTCACGACAGAGATAAAAGACTTATAGTTGCAAATGCAAAAGTTATAAGCTCTGATGACACAAGTTCTACTGTAGAGTTTAGTAAGTTTAATGATATAAAACAAGATGCTTTACCAACTTCAAAAAGAGAAGTACAAAAAGGTGATATTTTAGCACTTAATTATCTTTACACTTCATCAATGCTAATAGCTCCAAATCAAGAAGCATTCCAAATTGTAAGAGAAAACTTCAAATACAATAATTTTTTACACTCAGATGTATTTGCAGCGCAACTTAAAGTAAATGAAGAAGCATTACCTTCTAAAAAGTCTATTCAAGAATTTGCAATCAAACAAAACCTAAGAACTATATTTATAGTTATTGAAAATAAAGTATATGTAGTAGATGTAAAAACATTTAAAACATTAACAAATTATGATATTAACTACAATTCTTCAAAATCTGAATTACCATTCTATACAAGAATTGAAGATATAGAAGATGCTCCTTTAGATTTTGACTTTAGTTTTGATTTATCTATTTTAAACTTTTTATTAGATGAAGAAGACAAGCTTGATGAAAAAAAATCATCTAAAACTAATAGTTATGAAGACTATTATAAAAATATTTTAGGAATTAACTAA
- the cmoA gene encoding carboxy-S-adenosyl-L-methionine synthase CmoA yields MVDKVFEKSITKQFEFDEDVASVFDDMLNRSVPFYKEMQRLSINFACNFLEEDDKVYDLGCSTASTLIELSKHCEKNLNLIGIDNSEAMLSRASKKAKAFGVDIDLINADLHDVSYKNAKLILSNYTLQFIRPLQREKLVKKIYDSLENKGIFIFSEKVISANPTLNKQSIDEYYEFKKTQGYSEFEIAQKREALENVLIPYTEDENKQMIKDAGFSHCETIFKWVNFATFIAIKE; encoded by the coding sequence ATGGTAGATAAAGTATTTGAAAAATCAATAACAAAACAATTTGAGTTCGATGAAGATGTTGCATCAGTATTTGATGATATGCTAAATAGGTCAGTTCCTTTTTATAAAGAAATGCAAAGATTATCTATAAACTTTGCTTGTAACTTTTTGGAAGAAGATGACAAGGTATATGATTTAGGCTGTTCAACTGCCTCAACACTTATAGAGTTATCAAAACATTGTGAAAAAAATTTAAACCTTATAGGTATAGATAACTCAGAAGCAATGCTTAGTCGTGCTTCAAAAAAAGCAAAAGCTTTTGGTGTGGATATTGATTTAATAAACGCAGACTTACATGACGTTTCATATAAAAATGCAAAACTTATACTTTCAAACTATACACTTCAATTTATAAGACCACTTCAAAGAGAAAAATTAGTTAAAAAGATTTATGATTCTTTAGAAAATAAAGGTATTTTTATATTTAGTGAGAAAGTTATCTCTGCAAACCCTACTTTAAATAAACAATCAATTGATGAATATTATGAGTTCAAAAAAACTCAAGGGTACTCAGAGTTTGAAATAGCTCAAAAAAGAGAAGCATTAGAAAATGTCTTGATACCATATACAGAAGATGAAAATAAACAAATGATAAAAGATGCTGGTTTCTCACATTGTGAGACGATATTTAAATGGGTAAACTTTGCCACATTTATAGCAATAAAAGAATAA
- a CDS encoding type I secretion system permease/ATPase — MSEKNINFSEDFDSIKDDSKKIDTLLESLFFLSKFHKRASSKESLIAGLAIHDSLMTPSMFKTAAKKIGLITKAVSRKIEEIDNKALPAVMILEDNKACVVLNIDKKDKIVTLIMPHVNEGETHISIESLQQIYTNNLLIVKPAYNFENRVQKDIDIKDNKRWFFRTMKKNISIYKLVIIAAILINIFVIFVPLFTMNVYDRVLPNKSIDTLWVLLVGIVFVLFFDLILKLIRAYFIEQAGKRADIRMSSKIFDQLLNIKLDSKPSSTGMFVSRLQSFESVREFFTTATITAFVDLPFVLLFIGVIFYIGGDLAYVSLATMLIAITFSWFMQRPIKKNILNSAKEEQIKQTVLTETVTGLEIIKSVRALNRMRTHWERSISQTSYYGNKSHYLSQIVTYFVGFISQLSGVLIVAFGVILASEGTITMGAIIAAMMLNSRVIGPVSQIVGMIIRLDRTMLSLENIDETMKMPVERDPNKNFLSRPDLKGDIIFKDIEFSYKDQKFNVLKNINLTIKEGEKVGIIGKIGSGKSTFAKLLLNLYEPDKGSVIVNNTDIRQIDPVDLRRSIGYVPQEPFLFMGSIKDNISIAEQYASDEQILKASKIAGVHDFLGKHEAGYDLIVGERGEGLSGGERQSVTLARAILSNPNILLLDEPTNMMDELSETKFKKSLETIIKDKTLLLITHKPSLLSLVDRLIVIEDGKVVADGPKEKIISSFGKTQVKKTARIKRI; from the coding sequence TTGAGTGAAAAAAATATAAATTTCAGTGAAGATTTCGATTCAATAAAAGATGACTCTAAAAAGATTGATACACTTTTAGAGTCTTTATTTTTTCTTTCTAAATTCCATAAAAGAGCATCTTCAAAAGAGTCATTGATAGCAGGTCTTGCTATTCATGATTCTTTGATGACTCCATCTATGTTTAAAACTGCTGCAAAAAAAATCGGACTTATAACAAAAGCAGTTTCTAGAAAAATAGAAGAAATTGACAATAAAGCTTTACCTGCAGTAATGATTTTAGAAGATAATAAAGCTTGTGTAGTTTTAAATATAGATAAAAAAGATAAAATAGTAACTTTAATAATGCCACATGTAAATGAAGGTGAAACCCATATTTCTATTGAGAGTCTTCAACAGATTTATACAAATAACCTTCTGATAGTAAAACCAGCTTATAATTTTGAAAATAGAGTACAAAAAGATATAGATATAAAAGATAATAAACGCTGGTTTTTTAGAACAATGAAAAAAAATATATCTATTTATAAATTAGTAATTATAGCTGCAATTCTAATAAATATTTTTGTTATATTTGTTCCTTTATTTACTATGAATGTATATGATAGAGTATTACCAAATAAATCAATAGATACTTTATGGGTTTTACTTGTAGGTATAGTTTTTGTATTGTTTTTTGATTTAATACTAAAATTAATTAGAGCCTACTTTATCGAACAAGCAGGAAAAAGAGCAGATATTCGTATGTCAAGTAAGATATTTGATCAACTGTTAAATATTAAACTGGATTCAAAACCAAGTTCTACTGGTATGTTTGTAAGTAGACTACAATCCTTTGAAAGTGTTAGAGAATTTTTCACTACAGCAACTATTACTGCTTTTGTTGATTTACCTTTTGTTTTACTTTTTATAGGAGTTATCTTTTATATAGGAGGAGATTTAGCATATGTTAGTTTAGCAACTATGTTAATAGCAATAACATTTTCTTGGTTTATGCAAAGACCTATTAAAAAAAATATTTTAAATTCTGCAAAAGAAGAGCAAATAAAACAGACTGTTTTAACTGAAACAGTAACAGGTTTAGAAATCATTAAAAGTGTTAGAGCATTAAATAGAATGAGAACTCATTGGGAAAGATCTATCTCTCAAACTTCTTATTATGGAAACAAATCTCACTATTTATCACAAATAGTTACTTATTTTGTAGGTTTTATTTCACAACTATCAGGAGTATTAATAGTAGCGTTTGGTGTAATTCTAGCAAGTGAAGGAACAATAACAATGGGAGCAATTATAGCTGCTATGATGTTGAATAGTAGAGTTATTGGACCTGTGTCTCAAATTGTTGGTATGATTATAAGGCTTGATAGAACCATGCTGTCTCTTGAAAATATTGATGAAACTATGAAAATGCCTGTTGAAAGAGATCCAAATAAAAACTTTTTAAGTAGACCTGATTTAAAAGGAGATATCATATTTAAAGATATTGAGTTTTCATATAAAGATCAAAAATTTAATGTGCTAAAAAATATAAATCTTACAATCAAAGAGGGTGAGAAAGTAGGGATCATAGGAAAAATTGGTTCTGGTAAATCTACGTTTGCAAAGCTTTTATTAAATCTATATGAACCAGATAAGGGTTCAGTTATAGTAAATAACACTGATATAAGACAAATAGATCCAGTTGATTTAAGAAGATCAATTGGTTATGTTCCTCAAGAACCTTTTTTATTTATGGGAAGTATAAAAGATAATATATCAATAGCAGAACAATATGCAAGTGACGAGCAAATACTAAAAGCTTCAAAAATAGCAGGTGTACATGATTTTTTAGGTAAACATGAAGCAGGTTATGATTTGATAGTAGGGGAGAGAGGTGAAGGTCTATCCGGTGGAGAAAGACAATCAGTTACTCTTGCAAGAGCCATTCTTTCAAATCCAAACATATTACTATTAGATGAACCAACAAATATGATGGACGAATTATCTGAAACAAAATTCAAAAAAAGTTTAGAGACAATTATAAAAGATAAAACGCTATTACTAATTACTCATAAACCTTCTTTATTATCATTAGTTGATAGATTGATAGTTATAGAAGATGGAAAAGTAGTGGCAGATGGACCAAAAGAAAAAATCATATCTTCTTTTGGAAAAACACAAGTAAAAAAGACTGCAAGAATTAAAAGGATTTAA
- the bcp gene encoding thioredoxin-dependent thiol peroxidase: protein MLEIGTKAPDFCALNQDDIEICSRDLKGKWIVLYFYPKDMTPGCTTQACDFTEAHPKFDDLDAVILGVSPDDAAKHRKFIEKKELSITLLADVDKKMCEDYGVWQLKKFMGKEFMGVVRSTFIITPEGEIAAIWEKVNVRKKKTVKGEKIEIVHVEEVRKKLQELQA from the coding sequence ATGTTAGAAATAGGAACAAAAGCACCTGATTTTTGCGCACTAAACCAAGATGATATTGAAATTTGCTCAAGAGACTTAAAGGGTAAATGGATTGTTTTATACTTCTATCCAAAAGATATGACTCCTGGTTGTACAACACAAGCTTGTGATTTTACAGAAGCACATCCCAAATTTGACGATTTAGATGCAGTAATTTTAGGTGTAAGTCCTGATGATGCAGCAAAACATAGAAAATTTATAGAAAAAAAAGAGCTATCTATTACGCTATTAGCAGATGTTGATAAGAAAATGTGTGAAGACTACGGCGTATGGCAACTAAAAAAATTCATGGGTAAAGAGTTTATGGGAGTTGTTAGAAGTACATTTATTATTACCCCAGAGGGTGAAATAGCTGCTATTTGGGAAAAAGTAAATGTAAGAAAAAAGAAAACTGTAAAAGGTGAAAAAATAGAGATTGTACATGTAGAAGAAGTTAGAAAAAAACTTCAAGAACTACAAGCATAA
- a CDS encoding TolC family protein: MKNNRFIYGIPVLMVLFSVGEATSLKDVVSHTLKSNQDIYSKSLNNNAFKNYIDEEKTAYYPKVDLTASLEKIKEKEKSPTLNTNETRTGNNIRLDLEQLLYDGGLSSSKIESAKYTYMSNKYKNSDDIENIILDGIISYLNMVKSQERINISEDNIKVHNNYLQIARETEDINGTILDKVQTKAKIHNAKNKLFDEINNYNLAKSSFDKNVGMKVLGEICRPSIDESKVPSSLKDLKTIALSSNYKIKEQIENIKEQREKLAQTDSNFLPTLKFKLQAIHDDELITDETETKRYTGKIELTYNIFNGLSDEKASQRERLFLKESKAKLDVVTKDIIDQLTSSFNTYQTSKSQIIELKQFIEENKQIIEIYKDQFDSGTRSFIDVLNVEADLYNSKISLINTQFNMYQSYYKILKLMSTLQNTISDSQRQVCDADDFFKEEPKKDELKDMEEELNLEESSTLETQISTPKTSVENEYALFLNTYSTMKKAQDVLDNTKTDLKNNQKLKVILNSKASYTLAAYNIKGKQNAVSLKESLDYKFPNSYFIKKSK; this comes from the coding sequence ATGAAAAACAATAGATTTATCTATGGTATCCCTGTATTAATGGTGCTTTTTAGTGTTGGAGAAGCTACTTCTTTAAAGGATGTAGTTTCGCATACTTTAAAAAGTAATCAAGATATATATTCAAAATCACTAAATAATAATGCATTTAAAAATTATATTGATGAAGAAAAAACAGCTTACTATCCAAAGGTAGATTTAACAGCATCATTAGAAAAAATAAAAGAGAAAGAAAAGTCTCCTACATTAAATACGAATGAAACAAGAACAGGAAATAATATTAGACTTGATTTAGAACAACTTCTTTATGATGGAGGATTATCTTCAAGTAAAATTGAGAGTGCAAAATATACTTATATGTCTAATAAATATAAAAACTCTGATGATATAGAAAATATTATATTAGATGGAATTATTTCTTATTTAAATATGGTAAAGTCGCAAGAAAGAATAAATATCTCTGAAGATAATATAAAAGTTCATAATAATTATCTTCAAATTGCAAGAGAAACAGAAGATATAAACGGTACTATTTTAGATAAGGTTCAAACAAAAGCAAAAATTCATAATGCAAAAAATAAATTATTTGATGAAATAAATAACTACAATCTAGCAAAAAGTTCATTTGATAAAAATGTTGGTATGAAAGTTTTAGGTGAAATTTGTAGACCAAGTATTGATGAATCTAAAGTTCCATCATCTTTAAAAGATTTAAAAACTATTGCATTAAGTTCAAATTATAAAATCAAAGAGCAGATAGAAAATATAAAAGAACAAAGAGAAAAATTAGCTCAAACAGATTCAAACTTTTTACCTACTTTAAAATTTAAACTTCAAGCTATTCATGATGATGAACTTATCACTGATGAAACTGAAACAAAAAGATACACAGGAAAAATAGAGTTAACATATAATATTTTTAATGGTTTATCTGATGAGAAGGCATCTCAAAGAGAGAGGCTATTTCTTAAAGAATCTAAAGCTAAGCTTGATGTCGTGACAAAAGACATTATCGATCAACTAACTTCATCTTTTAATACTTATCAAACTTCAAAAAGTCAAATAATTGAATTAAAACAGTTTATTGAAGAAAATAAGCAAATCATAGAAATCTATAAAGATCAATTTGATTCAGGAACAAGAAGTTTTATTGATGTTTTAAATGTTGAAGCAGACTTATACAATTCTAAAATATCACTGATTAACACTCAATTTAATATGTATCAATCATATTATAAAATCTTAAAATTAATGTCAACATTACAAAACACTATATCTGATTCACAAAGACAAGTATGTGATGCAGACGACTTTTTTAAAGAAGAACCTAAAAAAGATGAGTTAAAAGATATGGAAGAAGAGTTAAATTTAGAGGAGTCTTCTACTTTAGAGACACAAATATCTACACCAAAAACTTCAGTTGAAAATGAATATGCATTATTTTTAAATACATATTCAACTATGAAAAAAGCACAAGATGTTTTAGATAATACTAAAACCGATTTAAAAAACAATCAAAAGTTAAAAGTTATATTAAATTCAAAAGCCTCATATACTTTAGCTGCTTATAATATAAAAGGAAAACAGAACGCTGTTTCATTAAAAGAGAGTTTAGATTATAAGTTTCCAAATTCATATTTTATAAAAAAATCTAAATAG
- a CDS encoding HlyD family type I secretion periplasmic adaptor subunit, whose amino-acid sequence MQKDINFVDTLHSQKNAELNPKIILFFFIIVCFFVGAFVWAYLAEVDELTRGEGKVIPSEKIKKIQSLDGGLISEILVKEGSIVKKGQALMKIDTTRFQASLEENKQTYYHLLVTQQRLEAESSVDISKDIKKLEYSKELRTNVEEFIQNDRKLFLSRVEELISTSNIFKIQLKQKEQELKELQNDSVQLKKRLKYVKEEYRTINKMVNKGSRSRVDLLKIKKELAKLEGDLQTTYIQIPKAKYAIQEAKNRIIEKTKIFKAQASNELQKINTEIKKYESKIVAQKDKVDKTILHSPVNGIVKQINVNTVGGVIKSGMDLIEIVPQSEILLIEAKIDPKDIAFINPKQKAIVKITAYDFSIYGALEGSITEISADSIIDEKDKNQKSYYKVTIKTNKNYLEKNKERFPIIPGMITSVDIITGKKTILDYILKPILKTKENAMHER is encoded by the coding sequence ATGCAAAAAGATATAAATTTTGTAGACACATTACACTCTCAAAAAAATGCTGAACTAAATCCAAAAATTATTCTTTTTTTCTTTATAATTGTTTGTTTTTTTGTAGGAGCCTTTGTGTGGGCATATTTAGCAGAAGTTGATGAATTAACAAGAGGTGAGGGAAAGGTTATACCTTCTGAGAAAATAAAGAAAATACAAAGCTTAGATGGTGGATTAATTTCAGAAATTCTAGTAAAAGAAGGTTCAATTGTAAAAAAAGGTCAAGCCTTGATGAAAATTGATACTACTAGGTTTCAAGCATCACTAGAAGAGAATAAACAAACATACTATCATCTTTTAGTTACTCAGCAAAGATTGGAAGCTGAATCTAGTGTTGATATATCAAAAGATATTAAAAAACTAGAATACTCAAAAGAATTGAGAACTAATGTAGAAGAATTTATTCAAAATGATAGAAAACTTTTTTTATCAAGAGTAGAAGAACTAATTAGTACATCTAATATATTTAAAATACAATTAAAACAAAAAGAACAAGAGTTAAAAGAATTGCAAAATGACAGCGTTCAATTGAAAAAAAGATTAAAATATGTAAAAGAAGAATATAGAACTATAAATAAAATGGTAAATAAAGGTTCACGATCAAGAGTAGATTTATTAAAAATAAAAAAAGAGTTAGCAAAACTTGAAGGTGATTTACAAACTACATATATTCAAATACCAAAAGCAAAATATGCAATACAAGAAGCGAAAAATAGAATAATTGAAAAAACAAAAATATTTAAAGCCCAAGCATCAAATGAACTTCAAAAGATAAATACTGAAATAAAAAAATATGAATCAAAAATTGTAGCGCAAAAAGATAAGGTAGATAAAACAATATTGCATTCACCAGTAAATGGAATAGTAAAACAAATAAATGTAAATACTGTAGGTGGAGTAATTAAATCAGGAATGGATTTAATAGAAATAGTACCACAAAGTGAAATCTTATTAATTGAAGCAAAAATTGATCCTAAAGATATTGCTTTTATCAACCCAAAGCAAAAAGCAATTGTAAAAATAACAGCTTATGATTTTTCAATATATGGAGCTTTAGAAGGAAGTATTACAGAAATATCAGCAGATAGTATTATAGATGAAAAAGATAAAAATCAAAAAAGCTATTATAAGGTAACAATAAAAACAAATAAAAACTATTTAGAAAAGAATAAAGAAAGGTTTCCAATAATACCAGGAATGATCACAAGCGTAGATATTATAACAGGAAAAAAGACAATATTAGACTATATTTTAAAGCCAATTTTGAAAACAAAGGAAAATGCAATGCATGAAAGGTAG
- a CDS encoding glycosyltransferase family 4 protein, which translates to MYELPLLGFFLIIFTYMSIRKFINLAPKLKLIDIPNQRSSHKSVTPRGAGIVFGTTFLISLFLYYQGEITPHLLIILSILIVFIGGVVDDIYTLSSKTKLAFIVLAAIIAYFDGYTISSIGTYFGYELNLGIIALPFTLFAIIAFTNAVNLTDGLDGLASSISIIILAALLTIGILNNDTMLTVWPALLICSVLGFLILNWYPAKVFMGDSGSLLLGFIIAILSIKALEYVNPVAIFFLAAVPILDTLVVFRRRRQRGKSPFEADKNHLHHILDNIKQNKAFTVKMLIFMQLTFSCMFLQLYKQDDGLNLLIFFLLFLIFFDLFDPRARKRPKNAKLKKKYKRLKKEKKENQKLEKKLENIS; encoded by the coding sequence ATGTATGAGCTACCACTTTTAGGCTTTTTTTTGATAATTTTTACATATATGTCTATAAGAAAGTTTATTAACCTTGCTCCTAAGTTAAAACTTATTGACATTCCTAATCAAAGAAGCTCACATAAAAGTGTAACTCCAAGAGGTGCTGGAATAGTTTTTGGTACGACTTTTTTAATTTCACTTTTTTTATATTATCAAGGAGAAATTACACCACATCTACTGATTATTCTTTCAATTTTGATAGTTTTTATAGGTGGAGTAGTTGATGACATTTATACACTTAGTTCAAAAACAAAACTAGCATTTATAGTTTTGGCTGCAATAATTGCTTATTTTGATGGATATACTATTAGTAGTATTGGTACATATTTTGGATATGAACTTAACTTAGGAATTATTGCATTGCCATTTACACTTTTTGCAATAATTGCATTTACAAATGCTGTTAACTTAACTGATGGACTTGATGGACTTGCTTCATCAATTTCAATAATAATTCTTGCAGCTTTACTGACAATAGGAATTTTAAATAATGATACCATGCTTACAGTATGGCCAGCACTTTTAATATGTTCTGTCCTAGGTTTTTTGATACTAAACTGGTATCCAGCAAAAGTTTTTATGGGAGATAGTGGTTCCTTACTTCTTGGCTTTATAATTGCAATACTTAGTATAAAGGCTTTAGAATATGTAAATCCTGTAGCAATATTCTTTTTAGCAGCTGTTCCAATTTTAGATACTTTAGTTGTATTTAGAAGAAGAAGACAAAGAGGAAAATCACCCTTTGAAGCTGATAAAAATCACCTACATCATATACTTGATAATATCAAACAAAATAAAGCATTTACAGTAAAAATGCTTATTTTTATGCAACTAACATTTTCTTGTATGTTTCTACAATTATACAAGCAAGATGATGGATTAAATCTTTTAATATTTTTTCTACTATTTTTAATATTTTTTGATCTTTTTGACCCACGAGCTAGAAAAAGACCTAAAAATGCAAAACTGAAAAAAAAATACAAAAGATTAAAGAAAGAAAAAAAAGAAAATCAAAAACTTGAAAAAAAGCTTGAAAATATATCATAA
- a CDS encoding FAD-binding oxidoreductase, producing MIEKEHLDYLTSIVGEENVKADKAHLIAYCYDATRERFEPDAVIFPRDEQDISKILRFCNENKIVIVPRGAGSGFTGGALPSNGGIILSLERHMNKLLEIDMENMVGVVQPGLINMDFQKAVEEVGLFYPPDPASENYSTLGGNVSENAGGMRAAKYGITKDYVVALRAVLPNGEIIKAGKKTIKDVAGYNTAGILIASEGTLAIITEITLKLIPKPKFKQTYMGVFPDVNKAMNAVFKSLAAGANPVAMEFLDALVIKALKEKFPQVELPENAGGILVGDVDGSSQAEVDSQIQTLKEAFAKFGSVGFIEAKDEAHGNSLWFARRNASPATMIYGTKKLNEDISVPRSKLPEALDAIYAIGEKYGFNVPCFGHAGDGNIHVNVMVKDKTNPKEMEDGHKAIEDIFQMVCDMGGTLSGEHGIGLSKAPFMNIAFNEAEIELFRSIKKAFDPNNILNPFKMGL from the coding sequence ATGATAGAAAAAGAACATTTAGATTATTTAACATCTATTGTTGGAGAAGAAAATGTAAAAGCTGACAAAGCTCACTTAATTGCTTATTGTTATGATGCAACAAGAGAGAGATTTGAACCAGATGCAGTAATTTTCCCAAGAGACGAACAAGATATTTCAAAAATCTTAAGATTTTGTAATGAAAACAAAATAGTAATTGTACCAAGAGGTGCAGGTTCTGGATTTACAGGTGGAGCATTACCATCAAATGGTGGTATTATTTTATCACTTGAAAGACATATGAACAAACTATTAGAAATTGATATGGAAAATATGGTTGGTGTAGTTCAACCAGGACTTATTAATATGGATTTTCAAAAAGCAGTTGAAGAAGTTGGATTATTTTATCCACCAGATCCAGCAAGTGAAAACTACTCAACTTTGGGTGGAAATGTAAGTGAAAACGCAGGTGGTATGAGAGCTGCAAAATATGGTATTACAAAAGATTATGTAGTAGCATTAAGAGCTGTTTTACCTAATGGTGAAATAATTAAAGCAGGTAAAAAGACTATTAAGGATGTTGCAGGATATAACACAGCAGGTATCTTAATAGCAAGTGAAGGAACATTAGCAATAATCACAGAAATCACTTTAAAATTAATTCCAAAACCAAAATTTAAACAAACATATATGGGTGTATTTCCAGATGTGAATAAAGCTATGAATGCAGTATTTAAATCACTTGCAGCAGGAGCTAATCCTGTAGCAATGGAATTTTTAGATGCTTTAGTTATTAAAGCATTAAAAGAGAAATTTCCTCAAGTAGAGCTACCTGAAAATGCAGGTGGTATTTTAGTTGGAGATGTTGATGGTTCATCACAAGCAGAAGTTGACTCACAAATTCAAACATTAAAAGAAGCATTTGCAAAATTTGGTTCAGTTGGTTTTATTGAAGCAAAAGATGAAGCACATGGAAATTCACTTTGGTTTGCAAGAAGAAATGCAAGTCCTGCAACAATGATTTATGGAACAAAAAAACTAAATGAAGACATTTCAGTACCTAGATCAAAACTTCCGGAAGCATTAGATGCTATTTATGCAATTGGTGAAAAGTATGGCTTTAATGTACCATGTTTTGGACATGCAGGAGATGGAAATATCCATGTAAATGTAATGGTAAAAGACAAAACAAATCCAAAAGAAATGGAAGATGGGCACAAAGCGATTGAAGATATATTCCAAATGGTTTGTGACATGGGTGGAACTTTATCAGGAGAACATGGCATTGGCTTATCAAAAGCACCATTTATGAATATAGCTTTTAATGAAGCAGAAATTGAACTATTTAGAAGTATTAAAAAAGCCTTTGATCCAAATAATATTTTAAATCCATTTAAAATGGGACTTTAA
- a CDS encoding YihY/virulence factor BrkB family protein yields the protein MNSKDKKDSLTKKIISRIDSFFNDDTTYYAASLSFFTIFSILPIIALLIAIISSFQEFQAYIDIFIDYIFNIINPTHSADIVTTLKDYISNSSKLGWLGIVYMLFVFIMFFKDYEYIVNKIHKSKRKSIHFSFIFYSLYLVMLPIIFAALNIVTAFYDNNILNIIFSYLFSWLIFYSLFKYSVNRYIDDKAALISSLVTLIILSITKNLFVYYVIYNKTYTTIYGSLATLLFTFFWIYISWIIYLYGIKMCHKLNIQYQARKSNT from the coding sequence ATGAATAGTAAAGATAAAAAAGATAGCTTAACAAAAAAGATAATATCAAGAATTGATTCATTTTTTAATGATGATACAACATATTACGCAGCTAGTTTAAGCTTCTTTACTATCTTTTCTATTCTTCCCATAATTGCTTTACTTATAGCAATTATTTCAAGCTTTCAAGAATTTCAAGCCTATATAGATATATTTATTGATTATATATTTAATATTATAAATCCAACACACTCAGCAGATATTGTAACAACACTAAAAGACTATATTTCAAATTCTAGTAAATTGGGTTGGTTAGGAATAGTTTATATGTTATTTGTATTTATTATGTTCTTTAAAGACTATGAGTATATAGTAAATAAAATTCACAAATCAAAAAGAAAATCAATACATTTCTCTTTTATTTTCTATTCTTTATATTTAGTTATGCTACCTATAATATTTGCAGCACTAAATATAGTAACAGCTTTCTATGACAATAATATTCTAAATATAATTTTTTCATATTTATTTTCGTGGCTTATTTTTTATTCACTATTTAAATATAGTGTAAATAGATATATAGATGATAAAGCAGCACTAATATCATCCCTTGTAACCCTTATTATTTTGTCAATAACTAAAAACCTATTTGTATATTATGTTATTTATAATAAAACATACACTACAATATATGGTTCTTTAGCCACACTTTTATTTACATTTTTTTGGATATATATATCTTGGATAATATATTTATATGGAATAAAAATGTGTCATAAATTAAACATACAATATCAAGCAAGAAAGAGTAATACATGA